The proteins below are encoded in one region of Nitrosomonas ureae:
- a CDS encoding TIGR02710 family CRISPR-associated CARF protein: MTQILICTVGGSHQPIVSAINDLRPDFVVFICTDKDPATNQPGSRVQIEGKGNCIKAHNSDANPTLPNIPTQTGLASEQYETVLTLSDNLDRTYLDCIAAIDGISRRFPYARITADYTGGTKSMSAGLVMAVVESPGIDLQLVTGSRADLIKVQDGSQFSDKADCERVRYRRLTEPYRRAWQRYAYSEAVAGLVGLKPPGGLRNEYTRFRELSRAFAEWDNFNHMQALSILQSYAPSLPDHLKQYIGNARQLNDKSTDKCDAARLFDLYRNAERRAAQGRYDDAVARIYRLIEWSAQWLLKVQAGIETGDVKPEQIPDHLTLTQNRKGQWQAGLFNAWQLVKHYTKGPAAIFISEQENILRSHIEARNTSILAHGFTPIQNNQWQPIYAWLESQFIPMLLEETAKSGIKTLPSQLPDDYPG; this comes from the coding sequence ATGACCCAAATCCTCATCTGTACCGTCGGTGGCAGCCACCAGCCCATCGTTAGTGCGATTAACGATTTGCGGCCGGATTTCGTGGTGTTTATCTGTACCGACAAAGACCCGGCGACCAATCAGCCCGGTTCCCGCGTACAAATCGAAGGTAAGGGTAACTGCATTAAAGCGCACAACAGCGACGCCAATCCCACCTTGCCCAACATTCCAACCCAAACCGGTCTTGCGTCCGAACAGTACGAAACGGTGCTGACCCTTTCAGACAATCTCGACCGCACTTACCTGGATTGTATTGCCGCGATTGATGGCATCAGCCGCCGCTTTCCGTATGCCCGGATAACGGCCGATTATACCGGCGGCACCAAGTCGATGAGCGCAGGGCTGGTGATGGCTGTGGTGGAAAGTCCCGGCATTGACTTGCAACTTGTTACCGGCAGCCGCGCCGATTTGATCAAGGTGCAGGATGGCTCGCAGTTTTCCGACAAAGCGGATTGCGAACGGGTACGTTACCGGCGATTAACCGAACCTTATCGGCGGGCATGGCAGCGCTATGCCTATAGCGAGGCGGTGGCGGGGCTGGTCGGACTCAAGCCGCCCGGTGGTCTGCGGAATGAATACACGCGCTTTCGTGAATTGAGCCGTGCGTTTGCCGAATGGGATAATTTCAACCATATGCAGGCGCTAAGCATCTTGCAATCGTATGCGCCGAGCCTGCCGGATCATTTGAAACAATACATCGGTAACGCAAGGCAACTCAACGACAAAAGTACGGATAAATGCGATGCCGCCCGATTGTTCGACCTCTACCGCAACGCCGAGCGTCGCGCTGCCCAAGGCCGCTATGATGATGCGGTTGCCCGCATTTACCGGCTTATTGAATGGAGCGCACAATGGTTATTGAAAGTACAAGCCGGTATCGAGACCGGCGATGTTAAGCCGGAGCAAATTCCTGATCATCTAACCCTGACGCAAAACCGTAAAGGCCAGTGGCAAGCGGGGCTGTTTAACGCCTGGCAATTGGTTAAGCATTATACAAAAGGGCCTGCGGCGATTTTTATCTCCGAGCAGGAAAACATCCTGCGCAGCCACATTGAAGCACGCAATACTTCGATACTTGCGCATGGTTTTACGCCCATTCAAAACAATCAATGGCAGCCCATTTATGCCTGGCTGGAAAGTCAATTTATACCCATGCTTCTGGAAGAAACCGCAAAGTCGGGCATCAAAACCTTACCATCACAGCTCCCGGACGATTATCCCGGCTAA
- a CDS encoding Card1-like endonuclease domain-containing protein — protein sequence MAAHLCLAGKSIYTHASGRNRKVGHQNLTITAPGRLSRLNRQPLSAANLMKLNTHLILVSAQPIPSITPMLDDAVKPKKVVMLVSPDMQERARALENIFKPRGIGIESYAIADPWNAELISDKVLDILCHYPDGGIALNATGGTKLMSIAACEAFRSANAPIYYVHPRYDRLLWLSPKLPPHELADRLKLKDYLMAYGADLVDIPAGMQSVPPAIQELTGELLAGIDRYADELGTLNYLAYQSDNAQLSAKIGHSRQSRPVLWELLELFEAAGICCLEHRLIRFSDPQMRFIANGGWLEMHTYAACLQLKQKCGIQDVACNIVIQRHPAGKTAVKNEIDVGLIHANRLHLIECKTRHFEKDADMLYKLDSLRDLMGGLQGRTMLVSFNNLGKASRARARELNVSLCCKTELKHLQQHLTNWLTTRG from the coding sequence ATGGCAGCCCATTTATGCCTGGCTGGAAAGTCAATTTATACCCATGCTTCTGGAAGAAACCGCAAAGTCGGGCATCAAAACCTTACCATCACAGCTCCCGGACGATTATCCCGGCTAAACCGGCAACCCTTGAGTGCTGCAAATCTGATGAAACTTAACACCCATCTCATCCTCGTCTCCGCCCAACCCATTCCCAGCATCACCCCCATGCTGGACGATGCCGTCAAGCCTAAAAAAGTTGTCATGCTGGTCAGTCCGGACATGCAGGAACGGGCGCGGGCGCTGGAGAATATTTTCAAGCCACGCGGTATCGGTATTGAGTCTTATGCCATCGCAGACCCGTGGAATGCAGAGTTGATCAGCGACAAAGTTCTCGACATCCTCTGCCATTACCCTGATGGCGGTATCGCGCTCAATGCCACCGGCGGCACCAAGCTGATGAGTATCGCCGCCTGTGAGGCATTTCGCTCGGCAAATGCGCCGATTTACTATGTGCATCCACGGTATGATCGGTTGCTATGGCTGTCGCCGAAACTGCCGCCACATGAACTGGCTGACCGTCTGAAGCTGAAGGATTATCTGATGGCTTATGGCGCCGACTTGGTTGATATTCCCGCCGGAATGCAAAGCGTGCCGCCAGCGATTCAGGAATTAACCGGCGAATTACTGGCCGGTATCGACCGTTACGCGGACGAATTGGGTACATTGAATTATCTTGCGTATCAATCGGATAATGCACAGTTAAGCGCCAAAATCGGCCACAGCCGCCAATCCCGTCCGGTGTTATGGGAATTGCTGGAATTATTTGAAGCTGCCGGTATCTGTTGCCTCGAACACCGACTGATCCGTTTTTCCGATCCGCAGATGCGCTTCATCGCCAACGGCGGCTGGCTTGAAATGCATACGTATGCGGCCTGTCTTCAGCTCAAACAGAAATGTGGTATTCAGGATGTGGCGTGCAACATTGTTATTCAACGCCATCCGGCAGGTAAAACTGCGGTAAAAAATGAAATCGATGTTGGCCTGATTCATGCCAACCGCTTGCATTTGATCGAGTGCAAAACGAGGCACTTTGAAAAGGATGCAGATATGCTGTATAAACTGGATAGTCTGCGTGATTTGATGGGCGGTCTGCAGGGCCGTACGATGCTGGTCAGTTTCAACAATCTCGGCAAAGCCAGCCGCGCCCGTGCCAGGGAACTCAATGTTTCTTTGTGTTGTAAAACTGAGTTGAAGCACTTACAGCAACATCTAACCAATTGGCTAACCACGCGAGGCTAA
- a CDS encoding DUF2141 domain-containing protein produces the protein MKFKTLHLLFISPKKPVWALVLGFLICAQAYSAESLSIRPQEIPDTCNADLAQIRVTVHGIEPRGVLNVELYDDPEHFLFKKGRKRKVRTPAEEGSQQVCINLEQPGTYAVAAYHDLDGNRKLKRQWNLLPREPFGLSNNPEQHMGFPKFSDSAFTATGLGADIVINLKQP, from the coding sequence ATGAAATTCAAAACACTTCATCTATTATTTATTTCTCCCAAAAAACCGGTATGGGCTCTGGTGCTCGGCTTCTTAATCTGCGCTCAGGCTTATTCTGCTGAATCATTGAGTATCAGGCCACAGGAAATCCCCGATACCTGCAATGCAGACCTCGCACAAATCAGGGTAACCGTTCATGGCATTGAACCACGCGGTGTACTGAACGTTGAGTTGTATGATGATCCGGAGCATTTTCTGTTTAAAAAGGGACGCAAGCGCAAGGTTCGCACGCCTGCGGAAGAGGGATCGCAGCAAGTCTGTATCAATCTCGAACAGCCGGGAACCTACGCCGTCGCGGCTTATCATGATCTGGACGGGAACCGTAAATTAAAAAGGCAGTGGAATCTGTTACCGAGAGAACCATTCGGCTTATCGAACAATCCTGAGCAGCACATGGGCTTTCCGAAATTCAGCGATTCCGCATTTACTGCAACCGGCCTGGGTGCGGACATCGTGATCAATCTGAAGCAACCCTGA
- a CDS encoding alpha/beta hydrolase has product MRMLLNLFILLAITYLALVLLVYLGQSRLVFFPDKQLSNTPAMFGLDYSSVSIATADGETLHGWWVPVPDAKGTVLFFHGNAGNISHRINYLTMFRRLGYNTLLFDYRGYGQSSGTPSESGTYLDAQAAWQHLIVTQKIAPEQMILFGESLGGPIAAWLAARENPGLLVLASTFTSVSDLATQIYPFLPVRWISRFEYNTLESLQSVTCPVFIAHSPQDEIVPFQHGQRLYQTVSGPKQFLTLQGGHNNGFIFMQPAWQKALRTFMDEHLASPIN; this is encoded by the coding sequence ATGCGCATGCTGCTGAACCTGTTCATTCTTCTGGCGATTACATATCTCGCACTGGTTTTATTGGTTTATCTGGGTCAATCCCGCTTGGTATTTTTTCCCGACAAGCAGCTCAGCAATACACCAGCCATGTTCGGCCTGGATTATTCATCCGTTAGTATCGCCACCGCTGATGGCGAAACCCTGCATGGATGGTGGGTGCCTGTACCGGATGCTAAAGGCACGGTACTGTTTTTTCACGGTAACGCGGGGAATATTTCCCATCGCATCAATTATCTGACCATGTTCAGGCGGTTGGGGTATAACACCTTGTTATTTGATTATCGGGGTTATGGCCAGAGCAGCGGAACACCATCGGAATCCGGCACCTATCTGGATGCCCAGGCCGCCTGGCAGCATTTGATCGTGACGCAAAAGATCGCACCTGAGCAAATGATATTGTTTGGCGAATCACTCGGCGGCCCGATCGCAGCCTGGCTGGCTGCACGTGAAAATCCCGGTTTGCTGGTGCTGGCTTCGACATTTACTTCGGTTTCCGATCTGGCCACGCAAATCTATCCGTTTCTGCCGGTCCGCTGGATCAGCCGTTTTGAGTACAACACGCTGGAATCCTTGCAATCGGTGACGTGCCCGGTTTTTATCGCGCACAGCCCGCAAGATGAAATCGTTCCGTTTCAGCATGGCCAACGATTGTATCAAACCGTCTCTGGACCAAAACAATTCTTAACCCTGCAAGGCGGTCACAATAACGGCTTTATATTCATGCAACCCGCCTGGCAAAAAGCTCTGAGAACATTTATGGATGAACATCTGGCGTCACCCATAAATTAG
- a CDS encoding CinA family protein — MTRKTLDFDDDQALLDLAACVGESLRQHGWMLVTAESCTGGWVGQAVTAVAGSSTWYDRGFITYSNRSKCEMLGVQPALLDQFGAVSPQTAQAMVAGALTRSHAQIGLSITGIAGPDGGTAEKPVGMVCFAWASKDGLVQQETRHFKGSRESIRYSAVTTALQGILHLLDNAIVMA; from the coding sequence ATGACCCGTAAAACACTTGACTTTGATGACGATCAAGCCCTTCTCGATCTGGCGGCATGTGTCGGGGAAAGCCTTAGGCAGCACGGATGGATGCTGGTGACAGCCGAATCCTGCACCGGTGGTTGGGTGGGTCAGGCGGTTACCGCGGTGGCGGGCAGTTCAACCTGGTATGACCGGGGCTTTATCACGTATAGCAACCGATCCAAATGCGAAATGCTTGGAGTGCAACCCGCACTCCTGGATCAATTTGGCGCCGTATCGCCGCAAACCGCACAGGCGATGGTCGCCGGAGCGCTTACACGAAGCCATGCGCAAATAGGCTTATCCATTACCGGCATTGCCGGACCCGATGGCGGAACAGCCGAAAAACCGGTAGGAATGGTGTGTTTTGCGTGGGCGAGTAAGGATGGTCTGGTGCAACAAGAAACCCGTCACTTCAAGGGTAGCCGTGAAAGCATCCGGTATTCAGCCGTGACGACTGCCCTGCAAGGCATATTGCATTTATTGGATAATGCCATTGTTATGGCATGA
- a CDS encoding beta strand repeat-containing protein, with the protein MTTIRVDDVFVDESNATANFTVWLDVANAAPVTVNYRTDLNTATYAGNQDFVFTSGTLTFNPGEISKTVSVSITNNAIAEAIENFELNLSSPSANATIADASALGTIFDNDAPSGTPVVSINDFTVDEATKEATFVIALDRPSTSVVSMNYATQNGTALAGSDFVAKSGSLSFSPGQTAKTVKVSLLNDIAAESSEAFNLVLSALTNATTLDAIGTAIIFENDAAAVSNSRISVDDIFVDESQAYADFLVRLDAPNINPVTVNYRTDLNTATYGGNQDFVFTSGTLNFAPGEMVKTVRVTMSNGSIAEAIENFEFNLSSPSANATIVDASALGTIIDNDAPSGTPVVSINDFTVDEATKEATFVIALDRPSTSVVSMNYATQNGTALAGSDFVATNGSLKFAPGETAKTVKVTLVNNAAFEASEAFNLVLSALTNATTLDAIGTAIIFENDAAAVSNSRISVDDIFVDESQAYADFLVRLDAPNINPVTVNYRTDLNTATYGGNQDFVFTSGTLNFAPGEMVKTVRVTMSNGSIAEAIENFEFNLSSPSANATIVDASALGTIIDNDAPSGTPVVSINDFTVDEATKEATFVIALDRPSTSVVSMNYATQNGTALAGSDFVATNGSLKFAPGETAKTVKVTLVNNAAFEASEAFNLVLSALTNATTLDAIGTAIIFENDAAAVSNSRISVDDIFVDESQAYADFLVRLDAPNINPVTVNYRTDLNTATYGGNQDFVFTSGTLNFAPGEMVKTVRVTMSNGSIAEAIENFEFNLSSPSANATIADASALGTIIDNDAPSGTPVVSINDFTVDEATKEATFVIALDRPSTSVVSMNYATQNGTALAGSDFVATNGSLKFAPGETAKTVKVTLVNNAAFEASEAFNLVLSALTNATTLDAIGTAIIFENDAAAVSNSRISVDDIFVDESQAYADFLVRLDAPNINPVTVNYRTDLNTATYGGNQDFVFTSGTLNFAPGEMVKTVRVTMSNGSIAEAIENFEFNLSSPSANATISDPTALGTIIDNDATSGVPVARITDTVVDETDQTATVTVILDKPSVNGTKVNVAGQDVTANNGGDFRNLHIGTVAFAPGETAKTVTFGLLNDNAVEDAELFDVMLSSPVGLTVGDGRGHVIIAGSDRAALASPVINVANVAASEDKGFIDFQVTLAAPSVGGARVNYSTAAGTASSGTDYVHASGTLAFAPGEVSKIVRVALVNDLTVEALENFSFNLSGVLNATIGNASASAAIIDNESAAPAAPIAMAGTSGNDILQGTQFRDAFTGGAGNDTFNGGDGNDSMVGGGGNDTFLLENAGDTYSEAGGGGTDLAISYLPNHTLGANVENLLLAGTATTGIGNTLANTITGNGGNNTINGSSGNDILNGAAGSDNISGGTGSDFIVFNTALNAATNVDTLADFNLIDDTIRLENAIFTQFTATGAIPANTLVSGPGAVALDSNDFLIYNTTNGNLSYDADGNGAGAQVAFAILTGAPALTAADFVII; encoded by the coding sequence ATGACAACGATTCGAGTTGATGATGTTTTTGTTGATGAAAGCAATGCAACCGCAAATTTTACCGTGTGGCTGGATGTTGCAAATGCCGCTCCGGTAACCGTTAATTACCGGACAGATTTGAATACGGCCACTTACGCCGGTAACCAGGATTTTGTGTTTACTTCTGGAACCTTAACTTTTAATCCCGGTGAAATATCTAAAACGGTTAGTGTTTCTATCACCAATAATGCAATCGCTGAAGCGATTGAGAACTTTGAACTCAATCTATCTTCACCCAGCGCCAATGCAACCATTGCTGATGCTTCCGCACTGGGAACAATTTTCGATAACGATGCGCCATCGGGCACACCGGTGGTCTCGATCAATGACTTTACCGTGGACGAAGCGACGAAAGAAGCCACGTTTGTCATCGCGCTTGACCGGCCATCGACCAGCGTGGTGTCGATGAACTATGCCACGCAGAATGGCACCGCCCTGGCGGGATCGGATTTTGTCGCCAAGAGCGGCTCGTTAAGCTTTTCACCGGGGCAGACTGCAAAAACAGTTAAGGTTAGCTTGCTTAATGATATTGCAGCAGAGTCATCGGAAGCGTTCAATCTGGTGTTATCCGCACTGACCAACGCCACCACGCTGGATGCTATCGGCACTGCGATCATATTTGAGAATGATGCAGCCGCGGTGAGCAATTCCAGGATTTCCGTCGACGATATTTTTGTCGATGAATCACAAGCCTATGCGGACTTTCTGGTACGTCTGGATGCGCCGAATATCAATCCAGTCACGGTGAATTACCGGACAGACCTGAATACGGCCACTTATGGCGGTAACCAGGATTTTGTGTTTACCTCGGGAACGTTGAATTTCGCCCCGGGAGAGATGGTTAAAACGGTACGGGTCACGATGTCGAATGGTTCAATCGCCGAAGCGATCGAGAATTTCGAATTCAATCTATCTTCGCCCAGCGCCAATGCAACCATTGTTGACGCGTCCGCGCTGGGCACCATCATCGATAACGATGCACCGTCGGGCACACCGGTGGTCTCGATCAATGACTTTACCGTAGACGAAGCGACGAAGGAAGCCACGTTTGTCATCGCGCTTGACCGGCCATCGACCAGTGTGGTGTCGATGAACTATGCCACGCAGAATGGCACCGCTCTGGCGGGATCGGACTTTGTCGCCACGAATGGTTCACTTAAATTTGCGCCGGGCGAGACCGCCAAAACGGTGAAAGTCACGTTAGTGAACAACGCCGCGTTTGAAGCATCGGAAGCGTTCAATCTGGTGTTATCCGCACTGACCAATGCCACCACGCTGGATGCTATCGGCACTGCGATCATATTTGAGAATGATGCAGCGGCGGTGAGCAATTCCAGGATTTCGGTCGACGATATTTTTGTTGATGAATCGCAAGCCTATGCGGATTTTCTGGTACGCCTGGATGCACCGAATATCAATCCTGTCACCGTTAATTACCGTACAGACCTGAATACGGCCACTTATGGCGGTAATCAGGATTTTGTGTTTACCTCGGGAACGTTGAATTTCGCACCGGGAGAGATGGTTAAGACGGTACGGGTTACGATGTCGAATGGTTCAATCGCTGAAGCGATCGAGAACTTTGAATTCAACCTATCTTCACCCAGCGCCAATGCAACCATTGTTGACGCGTCCGCGCTGGGCACCATCATCGATAACGATGCACCGTCGGGCACGCCGGTGGTCTCGATCAATGACTTTACCGTAGACGAAGCGACGAAGGAAGCCACGTTTGTCATCGCGCTTGACCGGCCATCGACCAGTGTGGTGTCGATGAACTATGCCACGCAGAATGGCACCGCTCTGGCGGGATCGGACTTTGTCGCCACGAATGGTTCACTTAAATTTGCGCCGGGCGAGACCGCCAAAACGGTGAAAGTCACGTTAGTCAACAATGCTGCATTTGAAGCATCGGAAGCGTTCAATCTGGTGTTATCCGCACTGACCAACGCCACCACGCTGGATGCTATCGGCACTGCGATCATATTTGAGAATGATGCAGCCGCGGTGAGCAATTCCAGAATTTCCGTCGACGATATTTTTGTCGATGAATCGCAAGCCTATGCGGACTTTCTGGTACGCCTGGATGCGCCGAATATCAATCCTGTAACCGTTAATTACCGTACAGATTTGAATACGGCCACTTATGGCGGTAACCAGGATTTTGTGTTTACCTCGGGAACGTTGAATTTCGCACCGGGAGAGATGGTTAAGACGGTACGGGTTACGATGTCGAATGGTTCAATTGCTGAAGCGATCGAGAACTTTGAATTCAATTTGTCTTCGCCCAGCGCCAATGCAACCATTGCTGATGCTTCCGCGCTGGGCACCATCATCGATAACGATGCACCGTCGGGCACGCCGGTGGTCTCGATCAATGACTTTACCGTAGACGAAGCGACGAAGGAAGCCACGTTTGTCATCGCGCTTGACCGGCCATCGACCAGTGTGGTGTCGATGAACTATGCCACGCAGAATGGCACCGCTCTGGCGGGATCGGACTTTGTCGCCACGAATGGTTCACTTAAATTTGCGCCGGGCGAGACCGCCAAAACGGTGAAAGTCACGTTAGTCAACAATGCTGCATTTGAAGCATCGGAAGCGTTCAATCTGGTGTTATCCGCACTGACCAACGCCACCACGCTGGATGCTATCGGCACTGCGATCATATTTGAGAATGATGCAGCCGCGGTGAGCAATTCCAGAATTTCCGTCGACGATATTTTTGTCGATGAATCGCAAGCCTATGCGGACTTTCTGGTACGCCTGGATGCGCCGAATATCAATCCTGTAACCGTTAATTACCGTACAGATTTGAATACGGCCACTTATGGCGGTAACCAGGATTTTGTGTTTACCTCGGGAACGTTGAATTTCGCACCGGGAGAGATGGTTAAGACGGTACGGGTTACGATGTCGAATGGTTCAATTGCTGAAGCGATCGAGAACTTTGAATTCAATTTGTCTTCGCCCAGCGCCAATGCAACCATATCCGATCCTACTGCTCTTGGGACCATCATCGATAATGATGCAACCTCCGGGGTGCCGGTCGCAAGAATTACTGACACTGTTGTGGACGAGACCGACCAAACGGCAACCGTCACCGTCATTCTTGACAAACCAAGTGTTAATGGCACAAAGGTTAATGTGGCAGGGCAGGATGTGACGGCTAATAATGGTGGCGATTTTCGCAATCTGCACATTGGCACGGTTGCGTTTGCGCCTGGCGAAACAGCTAAAACGGTTACATTTGGCCTGTTGAACGATAATGCGGTTGAAGATGCGGAGCTATTTGATGTGATGTTAAGCAGCCCGGTTGGATTGACCGTGGGGGATGGGCGCGGACATGTCATTATCGCTGGCAGCGATAGAGCTGCCCTGGCTTCACCTGTGATCAATGTCGCCAATGTCGCTGCCTCGGAAGATAAAGGATTTATCGACTTCCAGGTTACGTTGGCAGCACCCAGTGTTGGCGGTGCTCGTGTAAATTACAGTACTGCTGCAGGGACAGCCAGTTCCGGTACGGATTATGTGCATGCCTCCGGAACCTTGGCTTTTGCACCCGGTGAAGTCTCCAAAATCGTTCGCGTTGCTTTGGTAAACGATCTCACTGTGGAAGCGCTCGAGAATTTTAGCTTTAACCTAAGTGGCGTCCTCAATGCCACGATCGGTAATGCCTCGGCCAGCGCGGCCATCATCGATAACGAAAGCGCCGCTCCTGCAGCGCCGATTGCAATGGCGGGTACCTCTGGAAATGATATTTTGCAGGGTACGCAATTTAGGGATGCTTTTACAGGGGGTGCCGGCAATGATACCTTCAACGGCGGTGATGGCAACGACAGTATGGTGGGAGGAGGGGGTAACGATACCTTTCTCCTGGAGAATGCAGGCGATACGTATTCCGAAGCGGGCGGCGGCGGTACCGATCTGGCGATCAGTTATCTGCCAAATCATACGCTGGGCGCTAATGTTGAGAACCTGCTTTTGGCCGGCACCGCAACAACGGGAATCGGCAATACACTCGCCAACACGATTACCGGCAATGGCGGAAACAACACGATCAACGGCAGTTCCGGGAATGACATCCTGAACGGCGCTGCAGGCTCCGACAATATTTCCGGGGGTACGGGTTCTGATTTCATCGTGTTCAATACCGCGCTGAATGCCGCTACCAATGTCGATACGCTGGCGGATTTTAACTTGATTGACGATACCATCCGTCTGGAAAATGCCATTTTTACCCAGTTTACGGCAACTGGCGCTATTCCCGCGAATACGCTGGTATCCGGCCCGGGCGCAGTGGCGTTGGATAGTAATGATTTCCTGATTTATAACACCACCAATGGAAATCTTTCTTACGATGCGGATGGCAATGGTGCCGGTGCGCAAGTGGCTTTTGCAATATTGACAGGAGCGCCCGCGCTGACAGCCGCGGATTTTGTAATCATTTAG
- a CDS encoding YqhA family protein encodes MNDMENNLPGRPIKRTHPIAQFLFLTRWLQLPLYLGLVLAQCIYVFHFWVELVDLIGAVMGNQSALQHILDTVTIKGAERPEKLTETAIMLVVLGLIDVVMISNLLIMVIIGGYETFVSRMNLEGHPDQPEWLSHVNASVLKVKLATAIIGISSIHLLKTFINASAYDEKTLIAQTGIHMAFLLSAMAIAYCDRLISQTGQQSGGH; translated from the coding sequence ATGAATGATATGGAAAATAATTTACCCGGACGGCCGATAAAACGAACTCATCCGATAGCACAATTTCTTTTTCTCACCCGGTGGTTGCAGTTACCCTTATATCTGGGGCTGGTACTGGCGCAATGTATCTATGTGTTTCATTTCTGGGTCGAGCTGGTGGATCTCATCGGTGCCGTGATGGGCAATCAAAGCGCGTTACAGCATATTCTCGATACCGTTACGATTAAAGGTGCCGAAAGGCCGGAGAAATTGACTGAAACGGCCATTATGCTTGTCGTGCTGGGATTGATTGATGTGGTCATGATCTCGAATCTGCTGATCATGGTAATTATCGGCGGTTATGAAACCTTTGTATCACGTATGAACCTGGAGGGGCACCCTGATCAGCCGGAATGGCTGTCGCATGTCAATGCTTCCGTGCTGAAGGTCAAGCTGGCAACCGCCATCATCGGTATTTCGTCGATCCATCTTCTGAAAACATTCATCAACGCCAGTGCTTATGACGAAAAGACGCTGATTGCACAAACCGGAATACATATGGCGTTCTTGCTTTCTGCCATGGCTATTGCCTACTGTGATCGTCTGATCTCTCAAACCGGTCAACAATCGGGCGGACATTGA
- the sucD gene encoding succinate--CoA ligase subunit alpha: MAILINEKTKIIVQGFTGRIGTFHAQEMIDYGSNVVGGVTPGKGGQTHLGLPVFNTVKEAVEQVDAEASIVFVPPAFAADSIMEAADAGIKYCVSITDGIPTQDMMTVKNFLRRFPKTERMLLTGPNCAGTISPGRAMLGIMPGHIYIRGNIGVVGRSGTLGYEAADQMRLLGIGISTSVGIGGDPIPGSSHRDILERLEQDPETKVALMIGEIGGPQEVDAGKFAKEHMTKPLVAYIAGLTAPEGRRMGHAGAIISSAGESAAEKVAMLKELGVTICPTPSLMGQTVAEVLAKL; the protein is encoded by the coding sequence GTGGCCATATTAATCAACGAAAAAACAAAAATAATTGTGCAAGGTTTTACCGGAAGGATCGGTACCTTTCACGCCCAGGAAATGATCGACTACGGCTCCAACGTGGTTGGCGGTGTTACGCCCGGCAAAGGTGGACAAACGCACCTGGGATTGCCGGTATTCAACACCGTCAAGGAAGCGGTTGAACAAGTAGACGCGGAAGCCAGCATCGTCTTCGTGCCTCCGGCCTTCGCTGCGGATTCGATCATGGAAGCCGCCGATGCCGGAATCAAATACTGCGTTTCGATCACCGACGGCATCCCGACGCAAGACATGATGACGGTCAAGAATTTCCTGCGCCGCTTTCCGAAAACGGAACGCATGCTGCTGACCGGCCCGAATTGCGCCGGCACCATCAGCCCGGGCCGTGCCATGCTCGGTATCATGCCCGGCCATATCTATATTCGCGGCAATATCGGCGTAGTTGGCCGCTCTGGCACCCTGGGCTACGAAGCGGCTGATCAAATGCGTCTGCTCGGTATTGGTATTTCAACATCGGTCGGTATCGGCGGCGATCCGATCCCCGGCAGCTCGCACCGCGATATTCTGGAACGACTGGAACAAGACCCGGAAACCAAAGTCGCGCTGATGATCGGCGAAATCGGCGGCCCGCAGGAAGTCGACGCCGGAAAATTCGCCAAGGAACACATGACCAAACCGCTGGTGGCTTACATTGCCGGACTCACCGCACCCGAAGGCCGCCGCATGGGCCATGCCGGTGCGATCATCTCCTCCGCCGGAGAAAGCGCCGCCGAAAAAGTCGCGATGCTGAAAGAACTCGGTGTTACGATCTGCCCAACCCCGTCGCTGATGGGGCAGACGGTTGCGGAAGTGCTGGCGAAGTTGTAA